The Caloenas nicobarica isolate bCalNic1 chromosome Z, bCalNic1.hap1, whole genome shotgun sequence region TTATGtgcttagaatcatagaataatttaggttggaaaaaacctttaagatcatcgagtccaaccgttaatcCAACCCCGGCACTAACCCACGTCACTGAGAACGTCATCTCCgtgtattttcaacccctccagggatggtgactccaccactgccctgggtagcctgttccaatgccccacagccctttggggaagaaattgttccccagatccaacctcaacctcccctggcgcaacttgaggccgtttctttgtgtccctgtctcccctcagctcctgttctccagctgaacccccagctccctcagccgctcccatcacccttgtgctccagccccttccccagctccgttcccttctctcaactcgctccagcaccccaaggcctttcttggcgtgaggggcccaaaactgacccaggatttgaggtgcggcctcaccttaTTTGATCATGAATTcgtccaaaacaaaacacagaataacTGATTATATTTTCACCACTGATAATGCTTTCTCGTACAGAGAGCCAAGCCTTCCAAAGAGCAAACCAGTGAAAATTTTGCCTCCGCCcaaagacaggaagaaaaagaacttGAATATGCCAATCTCTTAAAGCTCTACGCCCAGTATCGCCACGTCAACGAGTGGCAGAAACACAACGAACAGAAATGGCTGCGTAGCGCTGTGCAGAGAAAGGTGGACGCGACCATGCGGGAATATCTGCCTGCAGCTgatgagagaagagagaggtagCAACCGAGTAGCTAATACCGATATCTCCCCTAACATTTTCTATTTAACTGCGCGCTTAGAGAAATGACGATGGGAAAAACATTCAGTAGAGCTCAGCTCTTTGTTACGCTGTGCGTTGAGGCATAATATTAATTATTCATGGTAAATGAAAGCGTAGGCGTGTTTACTTGTTGGTTAAGCGGCAACGTAGAGCAAACATTAGTTAATTGGGCTACTAGTCACTGAGCCAATCGCTAGAGATACTTATTTAAACACAGTAACTAGTACGGTTTGGGTTTGCAAGATAAAGAACTTAATCTGTACCAGGACATGATTTTTTGTGCACTCAGAGGGGATCTTGCAGCAATCCCTGAGTTAAAATGTGATGTTCCCTTGGACATTCCCTCCTTTGGCATTTTCAAGAAGTGTTGGAAAGAGCCCAGTGCCCGTTTTGCGCCCGTAACAAATAAACTAGAACTTTATCATTCAGCAGAACGATTGTTCTagcttttgtttaaatgttttcaatACAGGCTTCGCGAGCTTCTGGAGGCAGAGGAAAATAAGTACTTTGCTGAGATGGACGCACTTGAAGAAACGGTACAGGAGAAACACGACAAAATGCGGGAGCAAGCAAAATTactgagagagaagagagaaaaagaaagacaacaaCTGGTGGCTGAGAAACGGGAGCAGCAATTCAGGTATCGCCAGAAAACTATCTTAGAATTTGCCCGAAATAAATACCAAGAGGCAACTGAGCAAGAAGGCGACAATAATAAACTGAGGAAGGAAAGATGAATGTGGttgaaattgtaaaaaaaataaggtggtTTGGATAGAGGTGTATGAACTTTGCTAGAAATTCAAAGACCTCGGCGATGTTGTGCTCagttttttcctgaattttggGATCTGACTTGTTCAGTCCTTGGAAATGTGGTTTTCTAAGGAAGGgctgaaaataatattaacGTAATTTAATTGTAAGTTGTCTTCTCCCAGTCTCCCAGAGCGCTAAACCCGCAACACGGAGCTAAGAATCAATACTTGTGCGTAATTAACTAATTTCACAgataaatattgttttttcaAATGTGGGGTTTATTGCCTGAGACGGGTGTTAAGGCAGTGAACGTGCTTCTAAATTCACCTATTGGTTTTAAAATACCACCCTCACGATTTACAATTCCCAGTTTGTTCCCTACCCACACGCAAAGTGGTTGAAATTCACTTGGAAAATTGTTTAGATATTAATACTTGGATTTTCGTGCCACAGTTGCCTGTCCTAACATCTcagattctctttttttcccagtacaACCCGACTGATAAACGGTTCACTCGCTCTCGGGGGATCATCccatcagtaaaataaaattttagagCGCTTACCCCAATAGTTTTACTCATTTATAAACTACCTACTTGTATGTTATGTACATTATAAAACACGtgcaaaaatagaaattaaaagagGACGAGGTAAAGATGAAATGAGCACCCTGAGGAGCCCCGGGAGGTTATTTCAGTAACTCATAGATATACACAcgattttctctttctctttgcaaacTTCCCACTATTTGGAATATCTTTCTGAAGCCTCATACAGccttatttatatattttttgaaaCTTTAAGCAAGGCGCTCCCCTCTTTTGCAGCTATAGATTCTCAAACCTGAGCACCTATAGTGTATAGtataaattattataatataaattattccAGAGTactaaaaagcagatttttttatcAGCTGTATGGGCTGGGTATGTTCATCAGTGGtacctttaaagaaaattgcaaTGTCTTAAAAAACGTATtgcatcctctttttttttgcgATAACATCAGAAGGATCCATATAGAAAATGTTGTTATCGCAGCGACTTTGTTCCGCAGCcgtgaaatgaagaaataactggggaggagggaaataaatgcagtttttgtCTTTGGGAAGTGGCAAATACAGACACAATTTTAATGTTAAGAAGCTTAGGACagcaaagagaggaagaaaaccaaccaTCTGGGGGAGCAGATGCTTCGAAGTTGCTGTAAAAGCTGctttaaatgaattattttgatGAAATCAAGCAATTACAGGggtattttctattaaaattctACCCACACTGAACTTTTATTTAAGTTCTCTCCCCCTCTGAGAATGCAATTAAATTCAGATTAGTTTGTAagcatgaaaaagaataaataattcttTATTCCTGCACCGCTGAGGGAACTTTGAACCCATTGTGTTAAGGTAAGACAGTTATTTCTAACAGTGTAAGATTGAAAATCTTAATATTTCCCTCAGAACAATTGAGAAATCTGGTTTTTATTACTACTAATTAGTGCTGGAGTCTGTAATCACCACAAATTTCTGGAAGATGGATCCAGTGTCCTGGGATTGGGGGAGAAAATGCTAAATGTGGCAGAACCAAATATAAATTTGCCAGCGCTAAAGGGGGAATTTTGCtttaatgtaaaaaagaaaattaaaaagctcaGGCAGTGGAATGAATTCAGATCTCGTTTCATTGCTGTagttctgaaaattatttaaaaaaaaaaattaaaaatttgatGTGGAGAATGATAGTACTATGAGATAATTCCTTGaggaatatttaatattttttgctacGCAGGATTATCAGCTAAACATtgtctaaaataataatattttgcattttacaggTAACTACTGTGGTCATGCGGTGGTTCCAGATTCAGTCAATGATATTTGATGACGTTTGCTATAAATTCCTAAATAGTGTTGCAATAATCTATAAAAGATGGTTTAATTCAGCGTGAAATTTTGcgatttattttactttacagCATTCTTGTGTGTCTATCACACTTGTAGATCTTCACCCTTGTCTGCTCATTGATGAGAATTTATATCCCGGttataaaacagaattaaaatactCGTATATTGTCCAAATTAAATAATGGCTGACAGCATATATTGGTCTCCGTAGCGCTTTTTTTgtaagaataaaagcaaaatatcaaaatagTCGCGTGTTCTTCAGCTGAAGATAAATATCTGTTCATTCGCAAGTCAATTgcagcaaataaatgaaaattgaaaGCTGCATTTCTTGTTTGACTTCGTAGCTTTTTTGACTTTTATTGCGACTTTTCTGAATTATCCCacaaaactttatttaaaaagaaattctagTGGTTCCTGTTCAACAGCGTAACCTAAATTTCCGCGCTCAGAGTATTTTCTGAATAGGAATGAGCTTTCAAGTGACCAGGAAACTTACATTAAGTCTCCATTTGAATGAAGAGCAACTGACGTGTTTGAACAAGCGTATTGTGCTTGTGTTttatatgtgaaaaaaaaggtggatgtacacaaaccccacacaacGCATGTTCCAACTACATATATAccttttatataaaatacacattCTACATCTAAAATATGTAtacagtggggttttttttggggggggttgtttcgtttggtggggggttttttaatattttttcctttttcctcttttctttttttcctcttttccttttttcctcttttcttcctcttttcttcctcttttcttcctcttttcttcctcttttcttcctcttttcttcctcttttcttcctcttttcttcctcttttcttttttcctcttttctttttctcttattttttcctcccccttttttcctcccccttttttcctcccccttttttcctcccccttttttcctcccccttttttctcccccttttcccccttttttctcctgtttctacaaatgaaaatacaggAGCTGCTCTTCAACAGATTAAGGTCCAAACCTCCCTCCAATCGGTCTCTCTTTGATTTCACAGATCTCACAAAGAGCCAGTGCCAGACCAGGTGCAGAATTTGGCATCCTGAGCATTAGTCCTCTGTGTATTTACGACCTGGGATGCTCCATCCTCCTCACCCCTCCAGACTTGCGCATTATTTGGAGACCGTTGTTTCATTTTTACCCTTTCACGTTGCCTTTCCAGACAACAGTGCGAGGAGCTCCGTGCGGAGCTGGCGAAGAAGCATCGGCGAGAAGTGTGCGCGGACCGGCTGGCCCAGCTGGCTCTGAAGCaagagctggaaaagcagcggcaggaggaggagcagatGTTTGCGGAGCTCTGGAAGCAGGACAGGCTGGCCAAGGAGCAGCGAGACGCCGCCGAGATGCAGAAATCAGCAGAACAGCGCCGGGAAACGCTGAAAGTGCTCGGCGCCCAGGTCGCGGCGCTCAGCGCTcacaaagaggaggagaagcgGCTGAAGGAAGAAGAGGCTCAGTTGCTGGTAATTTCTATACCATTCTCGATGCAGAGTTGTCTATAAGGCCCTCCTGGTGCTAGGCTTACTAAACATTTAGATTAATCCGTACCTTCTTTGTGTCTTCACTGATTCCATTAGGATCTGAGACTGTCCTATTACGCTAAGCCTCTTTTCCAGAGATGCGGCAAACGCGTTCCTGTTTACTGAGGGAAATACAGCTTTTGAAACTCGGCGTGTAAAGGATTTGGGCGTTTCAAGCCTCTCAGAGCCTTTGTGGGAAATCAGAATGTTTTTAAGCTTTTAGAATTATAGAATTATtaatcgttttggttggaagagaccctcaagatcataggGTCCAACTgttaccccacccctggcactgacccatgtccctgagaacctcatctctgtctgttcaacccctgcagggatggtggctccaccactgccctgggcagcctgttccaatgccccacagccctttggggaagaaattgttccccagatccaacctcaacctcccctggcgcaacttgaggccgtttctttgtgtccctgtctcccctcagctcctgttctccagctgaacccccagctccctcagccgctcccatcacacttgtgctccagccccttccccagctccgttcccttctctcaactcgctccagcacctcaagccctttcttggtgtgaggtgatcccgccacccctctggccgccattttgagccctgaggtgattctggtgcccccgGTAccaccattttgagccctgaggtgattctggtgcccctggtaccaccattttgagccctgaggtgattctggtgccaccatttggagccctgaggtgattctggtgcccctggtaccaccattttgagccctgagctgaggggcccaaaactgctgCCAGGATttgcggtttggcctccccagtacccagcacaggacggtcactgccctgggcccgCTGGCCACACCAGCGCTGGTACCAGccgggatgctggtggccttcgtggcctttttggccacctgggcacatttGCCGTACAGCTTTGCAGTTTTCTGATTTCTAGTTTTCTCGTGTCCCAGCTGGGACGCACAACGCCAGATGTCAGACCACGATATGCGTGTTTATTCACCATGGAGAGGACCCTGGCACAAACACGAGGAGCCACACTTACGTAAAAAATCCCAACTGCTTATCCCTCAGCTGATGGAATTTCAGAATATACACccattatatatattttttaaacaaattagcAATCGGTGCCTAAGTGCTCTCACCCATTAGTGCTGGCTGCTCTTGGGCGTCATGTCGTGGGAGGCGTTTGGCTGCCTTGGCCCCACCGTTCTGGCCAATAcgctgttggttttttttctatcccTTTCCAGTATAGGCTTGTCGTAGTTGTGCTGGTTTTACTGGTGCTTGCTAGCTCCCAGCGTCGACTTTGTGAGTTATAGACACAATAAAATTCAGACTCTGTCTTCATTTGACAGCTATTTACACCTAGCAATTGAACGATCGCTCAGGGTACTCTGTCAGGCACTGAAAGCTGATGTGGGCAAGATATACACCccactactttttaaaaataatgacgATAGTGAATCTAAAGCTCTGAAAACCCTGGCTGTAAAACTGTGGAGTCCTTATTTCTAGCTAGTCtcacttatttaaaaacatgcggaataaaattattttattggaaCAACTGCCAAACCGCCCAGGCAAAGAACAATTTTACTTACCTCTCAGAAAAACGCTATTAGAATAGAAGACTTTGGACCTTCTGCCTTGGGCTctgtcaaaaaagaaaaatcaggataTTCCGGCTGTAGCCTCACAAATGTCGGACGAGTTTCCGCCGTAGCGCTTTTGCCCTGGCTTGCAGACGGCTGGTTGGTAACAATTTCTGTGTACATTTGCAATGTCGTGTTACTCCGTCGTACAAAATCCCACAGAATAAGCACCACGGATCCCACCCTCAGCTACTCTGAAATTCGCCGCCGTCAGAATTCAGCCCGAGACACGTGCCAACTTGCCCAGGAGACTGCTAACTCCTTccacttccttttcttctttattcttcaGAGTATTTTGGTTGATTTAGTGGTTCAAAGGGTATATACTGAGTTTCAAAGCTGTTTTACCAGCTTCTGAAAGTGAATTTGGCCGTTCGGGCTGACAGCAAATTCGGCTTTGGCTTTGAAACGCTGCAAGAGTCAGTGGGTGCTTCATGTCCAGGCTTAAATGTGTGAGTGCATATAAACTTATTCAAATGCAGGATGTTCGGGAATTGCGCTAAATTACTTTATTGATGCTggtttgggatatttttttttcttttgactaaATAATCTTGAATTATACATGTGCCTGTTAGctcttttcattgtttctttgttAAGAACTCAACTTTACTGtcccttttttctgttctttccagtATAAAGTGGAAATGGAAATTCAGTAACTGCCCATCAGAATATAAGGATGCAATTACTTTATGCAACCGTATGTTCACTAGAGATGCAGAACATCCAGCACAGACACAGGACAGATAATAGGTGCAGAAACACGTAGCTCTGTTATCATTTAGTGGTGATGTGTGAAGACTTGCCTATAGATCATACGTGCTATAATTATATCAATTTCTCTAAAGAGGTGACTCTGTTTATCCGCTTGAAATATTTGGAGTACACCAGCGTTTTGGTATTGAAGTGCGTGTGataattaaagagaaaaacccTGAGTTCTAATTTACAACGTGCTAAAATGTTGGTGCTTTAACAGGTCTGATGGATGACACTAATTCTCTCCTGTTAGCAAGAAAATCTTAAACTATCTTTGCTCTTTGATGTTCCGATCAAACTAATTTTAGCCATCGCTTAGTTGGAAGTAATGCAAGGATTTTACAAGCTGGTTATTTTTACCGTTGTaggaagaacagcagaaactgcttaagcaagaaaatgaacaaCGTCAGATGGAGAAActacagaaacagaaggagCTCAGGGACATGTTGCTCAGTGCAGCCGAGGACAAGAGGCAGCATCttaatgaggaaaaacaaagtgaaCTTGCCCTCGAGATGAAGATCTTAGAAAAAGCTCTTCGGGAACCCCAGGAAGACactgaggagaaaacaaaaagaaaagtaagagCTGAGGTGTTCACCGTGAAATTGCGGGGCTGGACCTCGTCTAGACTGATTTTGTGGCCCTTGGTGAGCTGCGTGGTGTAAATGAGATCAGACACGTGCCCTTTTCTCTGaacaagttcatttttttctgttgcttctctGAAGAAAAGCCCATTACCTGTTAAAACCATAGCGAGTACTTTACAGGTTTACAATCAGCAAGGCTACcaggctggagaaaagaaaggaaatcctGGACTCTTGTCCTTCCATGCTGATTTTACTGGGTATAAATCATTTTTCATCCTTATACTACATGGATGTAATGGAggttagaaaaatatttttgtttcgTGGACCcaaatttattaaatatttgtaactgcggaggaaagcaaatatttaacttATTCCAACTCATTAATACTAAGAAAAGGTTTTAAATCTTTAATAGCTGGATACATAGATGCAAAACCTCATGTTAAAAATCTTGGAGATGCCACGAATGGTGGATGTGTCTGTCGCTTCCGAAATTTAAAATAGGTCGATTGTCCAACTTTGGGGTGAAAATGGATCTCAAGGTAACTTTGAGAGGGCAGGGAGCTGAATTCTTTACTCTGCTCAAGGTATTTAGAAGCTCACATACGTTAGGAAAATGTATAAACTCACTGTTAGACCTTGGCCCAAAATTAGGGGAGCTGAAATTTATTATTGTGTCTTAATATTATTTCTCAATCCCGAGGTTTCTAATGCAGGTGAGGGTGAAGCGGCTTCGTCAGCTGGGGAAATTCTGTGGAAAATGTCGGCGTTGTCggcagctgcctgctgtggGGAAGGGATTGctctatatttatatatgtttatatatgtttatatatatttatatacatctGTATCACTCTACGTTCTTACCCTGTTGTCCAAGCACTGTGGACGGGTGAGGAAGAAGATTCCGCACAGGTTTTCCCCATGACCGGGTTTGGGATGGAGGTCTAAGCTCCCAGTTCCCACATTGCCTGCAAACCCCCGCTTTTCACGTTGAAAGCTTTTTTTCGAACTTGTTCACTCAGATCTGCAAACGTCTGTGTGTTTGCAGCATGAGCTGTTCAAGGAGCAACAGAGCTACCTGGCGCACCTGGCTCaacagctggaggaggagaaacG contains the following coding sequences:
- the CFAP53 gene encoding cilia- and flagella-associated protein 53; translation: MTPAPPSAHPPLLPRRHEVTSGAALCHGNGRRVPPTPAMDARSWRRPPRCREVPGPFPHSTALRAKPSKEQTSENFASAQRQEEKELEYANLLKLYAQYRHVNEWQKHNEQKWLRSAVQRKVDATMREYLPAADERRERLRELLEAEENKYFAEMDALEETVQEKHDKMREQAKLLREKREKERQQLVAEKREQQFRQQCEELRAELAKKHRREVCADRLAQLALKQELEKQRQEEEQMFAELWKQDRLAKEQRDAAEMQKSAEQRRETLKVLGAQVAALSAHKEEEKRLKEEEAQLLEEQQKLLKQENEQRQMEKLQKQKELRDMLLSAAEDKRQHLNEEKQSELALEMKILEKALREPQEDTEEKTKRKHELFKEQQSYLAHLAQQLEEEKRREKEDEQLLDEEMAKIWAKKAEQLRLEREARKQLLKNVLDTRQVQVEEKLQRNAKEQEELAQDRMLLAEAIAELRHIEEEKYARKVKEVKEYQEQLRAQIAHRQQARDAEEEEKQREREAGLAAERAYQERIQDVLSKPYDKIAKIHPLRRKLTSNSQEVHL